A genomic stretch from Flavobacterium sp. KS-LB2 includes:
- a CDS encoding polysialyltransferase family glycosyltransferase, with translation MKVIKNVYVVLTEYQFLQAVNIATGVYNTESYINTIYIIRNGTRLQGLDTTKITVLNNITTHVIDNRTTKDIATIILREKPNHFLFFQAINAVNIYIAYKLSKKGVEISLGPDGYSAYAKFNKKYHFLSVIRDSIKENKILVENKLFVPFLRFDYYTYGCHKFINTLWITHPEQYVHSAKNKPNVIKLPEFNTDCISFIAHCFNYYDDFPIENVIYYFNQPLWENLYNTDFEFLEAVLNQFPQKKIAVKLHPLTTKTNKQKYQNNDRIILIESMVPAEVLLIKLKNCIVFSGWSTVLITENRHCNYYFNYPIFKKTNDFIINQLEIPALNHIKMITNPSEMKFPNE, from the coding sequence ATGAAAGTAATCAAAAATGTATATGTTGTTTTAACAGAATATCAGTTTTTACAAGCTGTAAATATAGCAACTGGTGTGTATAATACCGAATCATATATAAATACCATCTATATTATTAGGAATGGGACTCGTTTGCAAGGATTAGATACAACCAAAATAACGGTTTTGAATAACATAACTACCCATGTTATTGACAATAGAACAACAAAAGACATTGCAACTATTATTTTGAGAGAAAAACCAAATCATTTCTTGTTTTTTCAGGCAATAAACGCTGTTAACATTTATATTGCTTATAAATTATCAAAGAAGGGAGTAGAGATTTCTTTAGGTCCAGATGGTTACAGTGCTTACGCTAAATTTAATAAAAAATATCACTTCCTGAGCGTCATTAGAGATTCTATAAAAGAAAATAAAATACTTGTCGAAAATAAGTTGTTCGTGCCGTTTCTTCGATTTGACTATTATACTTACGGTTGTCATAAATTCATTAATACCCTTTGGATAACTCACCCTGAGCAATACGTGCATAGTGCTAAAAATAAACCGAATGTTATTAAGTTGCCCGAATTCAATACAGATTGTATCTCTTTTATTGCACATTGTTTTAATTATTATGATGATTTTCCCATAGAAAACGTAATCTACTATTTTAATCAACCCCTATGGGAAAATTTGTACAATACTGATTTTGAATTTTTAGAAGCCGTTTTAAATCAGTTTCCACAAAAAAAAATAGCCGTAAAACTGCATCCTCTAACAACTAAAACAAATAAACAAAAATACCAAAACAATGACCGCATTATTTTGATTGAATCTATGGTGCCCGCAGAAGTACTATTAATAAAATTAAAGAACTGTATTGTTTTTTCAGGATGGTCCACAGTTTTAATAACTGAAAATAGACATTGCAATTATTATTTTAATTATCCTATTTTTAAAAAAACCAATGATTTCATAATCAATCAACTTGAAATACCCGCTTTGAATCATATCAAAATGATCACCAATCCTAGCGAAATGAAATTTCCAAATGAATAA
- a CDS encoding lipopolysaccharide biosynthesis protein gives MTIETKKNTVKSGMLWSFMIQGGTQIINFVVTIILARLLLPEQFGLLGMIAVFIAISRGLLDGGLASSLIRTKDPNNEDYSTVFFVNLGSSIVLYVILFFVAPYISMFYKHEILISLVRVLGLLLIVNAFTLVQSTKLNKSLQFKTQFKLQIPSLIISASLSIWMAYNGYGVWSLVAKDLAYAAIATVQLWWYAKWTPSFLFNKEKFIYHLNFGYKLSITAIINTIFENLYYIVIGKYFSAVQLGYFTRARSLEQLPSGFFYNAFNRVFYPLLANLGGNDAQLKNTYSKLMQIVVFVVTPILVYLGIIATPFFRWLLTDKWLPAVPYFQLLLISGIFYPVHQYNLNICNLKGRSDMVLKLSLLHNVLLFLGAFTAIWFGIFGLLYSLIIINIFITGVNSYYSGKLIGFGLSKQLIDLMPIFVLNAIVGVTVYTMQIIWFIKMSDKWNLLINLLLFFLLYGSLAFLFQMRALNNILKQILK, from the coding sequence ATGACTATAGAAACTAAGAAAAATACTGTCAAATCAGGAATGCTCTGGTCATTTATGATACAAGGGGGAACACAAATAATAAATTTCGTTGTTACCATTATCTTAGCACGTTTATTGCTTCCTGAGCAATTTGGACTATTAGGAATGATTGCCGTTTTTATAGCCATTAGTCGTGGCCTGTTAGATGGTGGTTTGGCTTCTAGTTTAATAAGAACAAAGGATCCTAATAATGAAGATTATTCTACTGTTTTTTTTGTAAATCTTGGTAGCTCAATTGTCTTATATGTCATATTATTTTTTGTGGCACCTTATATTTCAATGTTTTATAAGCACGAAATTCTAATTAGTTTAGTACGTGTATTAGGTTTACTTCTAATAGTTAATGCATTTACATTAGTACAATCCACTAAACTGAATAAATCTTTACAGTTTAAAACACAGTTTAAATTACAAATACCGTCTTTAATCATCAGTGCATCGCTTTCCATTTGGATGGCTTATAACGGTTACGGAGTTTGGAGTTTAGTAGCCAAGGATTTAGCTTATGCAGCCATAGCCACAGTACAACTTTGGTGGTATGCGAAGTGGACTCCGAGTTTTTTGTTCAATAAAGAAAAATTCATATACCATTTAAATTTTGGCTACAAATTATCGATTACGGCCATTATTAATACAATATTTGAGAACTTATATTACATAGTCATTGGAAAGTATTTTTCCGCAGTACAATTAGGCTATTTTACTAGAGCACGTTCTTTAGAACAGTTACCCAGCGGTTTCTTTTACAATGCTTTTAATAGGGTATTCTACCCCTTGTTAGCTAACCTAGGTGGAAATGATGCACAACTTAAAAATACTTATTCCAAACTAATGCAAATAGTGGTATTTGTAGTTACACCCATTCTTGTCTATTTAGGAATCATTGCCACTCCTTTTTTCAGGTGGTTACTCACCGACAAATGGCTTCCAGCAGTACCCTATTTTCAATTATTACTTATTTCAGGTATATTTTACCCCGTTCATCAGTATAACCTCAATATTTGTAATTTAAAAGGCAGAAGCGATATGGTACTCAAACTCTCGTTGCTGCACAATGTATTGCTTTTTCTAGGAGCATTTACTGCAATATGGTTTGGCATTTTTGGATTGTTGTACAGTTTGATTATCATAAATATTTTTATAACTGGTGTAAATTCATATTATTCTGGTAAATTGATTGGGTTTGGCCTGAGCAAACAATTAATTGATTTGATGCCAATTTTTGTTTTAAATGCAATAGTAGGCGTAACTGTATATACAATGCAAATAATTTGGTTTATCAAAATGAGTGATAAATGGAATTTACTAATCAATTTGTTACTATTTTTTCTCCTCTATGGCTCGCTAGCATTCCTATTTCAAATGCGTGCGCTAAATAACATACTCAAACAGATTTTAAAATAA
- a CDS encoding acylneuraminate cytidylyltransferase family protein — protein MKTLVVIPARGGSKGVPRKNIKLLNKKPLIQYTIDAAQKVFQNEQICVSTDDLEIKNIVESLGLKVPFIRPAQLATDRTGTSEVLLHAIEYYEKRGYFSEVLVLLQATSPFRTDKHIREALNEFDENCEMVASVLETKSNPYYVLKEENLNGWLVNSKDEIFTRRQDCPKVYELNGAIYIINVKALKEKKYLTDFVRIKKYVMDEKSSHDIDSNFDWKIAEILVCENSTK, from the coding sequence TTGAAAACATTAGTTGTCATTCCAGCTCGCGGTGGATCTAAAGGTGTGCCGAGAAAAAACATTAAATTATTAAATAAAAAACCTTTAATCCAATACACCATAGATGCCGCCCAAAAAGTTTTCCAAAACGAACAGATTTGTGTATCAACAGATGATTTAGAAATTAAAAATATCGTAGAATCATTAGGCTTAAAAGTCCCTTTTATCCGACCTGCTCAACTTGCAACCGATAGAACTGGCACATCTGAAGTTCTATTACATGCTATAGAATATTATGAAAAACGAGGTTATTTTTCAGAGGTATTGGTGCTATTGCAAGCAACTTCACCTTTTAGAACTGACAAGCATATTAGAGAGGCTTTAAATGAATTTGACGAAAATTGTGAGATGGTAGCTTCCGTTTTAGAAACTAAATCAAACCCATATTACGTACTAAAAGAAGAAAATTTAAATGGATGGCTGGTAAATTCCAAAGATGAGATTTTTACCAGAAGACAGGACTGCCCTAAGGTTTATGAACTTAATGGTGCTATCTACATCATAAATGTTAAAGCTCTAAAAGAGAAAAAATACTTAACAGATTTCGTTAGGATTAAAAAATATGTTATGGATGAAAAAAGTTCCCATGATATCGATAGCAATTTTGATTGGAAAATTGCTGAAATTTTAGTTTGTGAAAATTCAACGAAATAG
- a CDS encoding nucleotidyltransferase family protein has translation MRNFRDHLISSGSSIKEALIKLDFLAQDAILFVVNKENKLLGSLTDGDVRRALIKGVTINKIVDGIIQLHPKFIKKGDQDIKKIIEYRKGNFRILPVVDSELKVVNVINFRVMRSYLPIDAIIMAGGRGQRLQPLTDTVPKPLLKVGSKAIMEYNVDRLALYGIDDFWFSVKYLGEQVENYFGDGKDKNIDINYVWEDEPLGTIGAVSKIDNLQHEYVLVMNSDILTNVDYEQLFLDFIEKEADFSVLTIPYEVNIPYAVLETKDGAIESFKEKPMYTYYSNGGIYIMKKSILKHIPKEVFFNATDLIDKLITEKLKVVSYPLVGYWLDIGKHEDFKKAQDDIKQIRF, from the coding sequence ATGAGAAATTTTAGAGATCATTTGATTTCTTCAGGAAGTAGTATTAAAGAAGCTTTAATAAAACTTGATTTCCTTGCACAAGATGCCATTTTATTTGTAGTAAATAAAGAGAATAAACTATTGGGTTCACTTACCGATGGAGATGTGAGAAGAGCATTGATAAAAGGTGTTACTATCAACAAAATCGTAGATGGTATTATTCAATTACATCCAAAGTTTATCAAAAAGGGAGATCAGGATATTAAGAAAATAATTGAGTATCGAAAAGGTAATTTCCGAATTCTTCCCGTTGTAGATAGTGAACTTAAGGTAGTAAATGTTATTAATTTTAGGGTAATGAGATCTTACCTCCCAATTGATGCCATAATCATGGCAGGCGGACGAGGACAGCGTTTACAACCACTTACTGATACGGTACCAAAACCACTTTTAAAGGTAGGAAGTAAAGCAATTATGGAGTATAATGTTGATCGCTTAGCTCTGTACGGAATTGACGACTTTTGGTTCTCCGTAAAATATTTAGGTGAACAAGTAGAAAACTATTTTGGTGATGGCAAAGATAAAAATATTGATATTAATTATGTTTGGGAAGATGAACCTTTAGGCACAATTGGTGCTGTTTCAAAAATTGATAATTTACAACATGAATATGTTTTAGTTATGAATTCTGATATTCTAACTAATGTAGATTACGAACAATTGTTTCTTGATTTTATTGAGAAAGAGGCAGATTTTTCAGTATTAACTATACCGTACGAGGTAAATATTCCTTATGCTGTGTTAGAAACTAAGGATGGCGCAATAGAGAGTTTCAAAGAAAAACCAATGTATACCTACTATTCAAATGGCGGAATCTACATTATGAAAAAATCTATTTTAAAGCATATACCTAAAGAAGTATTTTTTAACGCGACTGATTTAATAGATAAATTAATTACTGAAAAATTAAAAGTTGTGTCTTATCCATTGGTGGGTTATTGGTTAGATATCGGCAAACATGAAGATTTTAAAAAAGCACAAGACGATATTAAACAAATAAGATTTTGA
- the neuC gene encoding UDP-N-acetylglucosamine 2-epimerase translates to MRIAVLTSSRADFGIYLPLLNHLKSDEFFNLEVVAFGTHLSKEHGFTITEIEKSNFKKIHKIKTPINNRNPLDITKNIGVSINIFSDFWSKNKYDYIIALGDRYEMFAAVTATTPFVYKVAHLHAGETTLGAIDNVYRHAISLMSKLLFVSTTIYKEKANQINPEAQTFNVGALSIDNLKNINYLSIDRFKSKFNIDLSLPTLLCTFHPETVNLKMNLNYIDELLLSFSDLMKNYQVVITLPNADTTGDQIKEIILEFGKDNPNLKIVESFGMIGYLSCMKYCKMMIGNTSSGFIEAAFFPKWVINLGNRQDGRIMTKNIINTPFKKQKIIEAVQSIENQKAITVSSIYGDGETASKIIEILKKEYEKF, encoded by the coding sequence ATGAGAATTGCAGTATTAACAAGTTCACGTGCTGATTTCGGTATTTATTTACCACTCTTGAATCATCTTAAATCGGATGAATTTTTCAATTTAGAGGTTGTTGCCTTCGGCACTCATTTGTCGAAAGAACATGGTTTTACAATAACTGAAATTGAAAAATCAAATTTTAAGAAAATTCATAAAATTAAAACCCCTATCAACAATCGTAATCCGTTAGATATAACAAAAAATATTGGAGTAAGTATAAATATTTTTTCAGATTTTTGGTCCAAAAATAAATACGATTATATTATTGCCTTGGGCGACAGATATGAAATGTTTGCTGCCGTAACTGCGACAACTCCATTTGTTTACAAGGTAGCTCATTTACATGCCGGAGAAACAACTCTAGGTGCTATAGATAATGTATACAGGCATGCTATTTCATTAATGTCGAAGTTGTTATTTGTTTCAACTACAATTTATAAAGAGAAAGCTAATCAAATTAATCCCGAAGCACAAACCTTTAATGTTGGTGCTCTAAGTATTGATAATTTAAAAAATATAAATTACTTGAGTATTGACCGTTTCAAATCTAAATTTAATATTGACCTATCATTACCTACACTTCTTTGCACTTTCCATCCAGAAACTGTAAATCTGAAAATGAATTTAAATTATATTGACGAACTGCTATTGTCTTTTTCAGATTTAATGAAAAATTACCAAGTAGTAATTACTTTACCTAATGCAGATACCACAGGCGATCAGATCAAGGAGATTATTTTAGAGTTTGGAAAGGATAATCCAAATTTAAAAATCGTGGAATCTTTTGGAATGATTGGATATCTATCTTGTATGAAATATTGCAAGATGATGATCGGAAATACTTCCAGTGGTTTTATAGAAGCAGCCTTTTTTCCAAAGTGGGTTATTAATCTAGGAAACAGACAAGATGGTCGAATTATGACAAAGAACATCATAAATACCCCCTTTAAAAAACAAAAAATAATAGAAGCAGTACAATCGATTGAAAATCAAAAAGCAATCACAGTTTCTAGTATTTATGGGGATGGAGAAACAGCTTCAAAAATTATTGAAATCCTAAAAAAAGAATATGAGAAATTTTAG
- the neuB gene encoding N-acetylneuraminate synthase, which translates to MSRKVVIIAEAGVNHNGDINKAFKLIDAAVNAGVDYIKFQTFKAEHLVSKTAKKAEYQIKNTQNGGDTQLEMLKKLELSHDQHEELIKYCKEKNIPFFSTAFDLDSLEYLASIGLKVVKIPSGEITNLPYLKKAAFLFEEVIISTGMSMMYEIKDALEVFLNAGISKEKITILHCNTEYPTPMKDVNLKAMLSIEKEFDVKIGYSDHTLGIEVPIAAVALGATVIEKHFTLNRHLPGPDHASSLEPAELIAMCKAIRNIEQTLSGNGIKEPSESEIKNIIIARKSIVAKKNIEKDSLFTEDNITTKRPGNGISAMQWDAILGKKAIKNFNKDDLIIV; encoded by the coding sequence ATGAGTAGAAAAGTAGTTATCATTGCTGAAGCCGGCGTTAATCACAATGGTGATATTAATAAGGCATTCAAATTAATAGATGCAGCAGTCAATGCAGGTGTTGATTATATTAAATTTCAGACTTTTAAGGCTGAACATTTAGTTTCAAAAACCGCTAAAAAAGCAGAGTATCAAATTAAGAATACTCAAAATGGGGGCGATACACAACTTGAGATGTTAAAAAAGTTGGAATTGTCTCACGATCAACATGAGGAATTAATAAAATATTGCAAAGAAAAAAATATTCCTTTTTTCTCAACTGCATTTGATTTAGATTCTCTGGAATATTTAGCTTCTATAGGATTAAAAGTAGTAAAAATACCAAGTGGTGAAATTACAAACTTGCCCTATTTAAAGAAAGCCGCTTTCTTGTTCGAAGAAGTAATCATTTCTACTGGTATGTCAATGATGTATGAAATAAAGGATGCATTAGAAGTTTTCTTAAATGCTGGAATTTCGAAGGAGAAAATAACAATCTTACATTGTAATACTGAGTATCCAACCCCTATGAAAGATGTGAATCTTAAAGCGATGCTCAGTATCGAAAAAGAGTTTGATGTAAAGATTGGATATTCAGATCACACCTTGGGTATTGAAGTACCAATCGCTGCGGTTGCTTTGGGAGCTACAGTTATTGAAAAACATTTTACTTTAAATAGACATCTTCCAGGTCCAGACCATGCCTCTTCATTAGAACCTGCTGAATTAATTGCAATGTGCAAAGCTATCCGTAACATTGAGCAAACACTTTCTGGTAATGGTATAAAGGAGCCTAGTGAAAGTGAAATAAAAAATATTATTATAGCCAGAAAAAGTATTGTCGCTAAAAAAAACATAGAGAAAGACAGTCTATTTACTGAAGATAATATTACTACCAAAAGACCTGGAAACGGGATATCTGCTATGCAATGGGATGCTATTTTGGGAAAAAAAGCAATTAAAAATTTTAATAAAGACGATTTAATTATAGTATGA
- a CDS encoding acetyltransferase, translated as MKKKQTILAGYSGHGFVVAEAAMLANIKIDGYLEPDVVAHNYFDLKYMGFELNPDFDWTENYEFILGIGDNELRNRLGKLILSKGKNVLNITHPAASVSRMITFGNGNLIARHASINPLVTIGNFCIVNTAAILEHECKIGNAVHIGPGAVLCGNVQIGENTFIGANSVIKQGIKIGKNVIIGAGSVIITDVNDNLKVVGNPGKII; from the coding sequence ATGAAAAAAAAGCAAACGATTTTAGCAGGTTATTCAGGGCATGGATTTGTGGTGGCCGAAGCTGCTATGTTAGCTAATATCAAAATAGATGGTTATCTAGAGCCAGACGTAGTCGCACATAATTATTTTGATTTAAAATATATGGGTTTTGAATTAAATCCAGATTTTGATTGGACAGAAAACTACGAATTTATACTCGGTATTGGCGATAACGAGTTAAGAAATCGTTTAGGAAAACTTATTCTCTCTAAAGGAAAGAACGTTTTAAATATTACGCATCCTGCGGCTTCTGTATCCCGTATGATAACTTTTGGGAATGGAAATTTAATAGCACGACATGCGTCTATTAATCCGCTAGTTACAATAGGAAATTTTTGTATCGTTAACACAGCGGCCATTTTAGAACATGAATGTAAAATTGGTAATGCCGTGCATATAGGACCAGGAGCAGTATTGTGCGGTAATGTTCAAATAGGCGAAAACACTTTTATTGGTGCAAATTCAGTAATCAAACAGGGAATAAAAATTGGGAAAAATGTTATTATCGGTGCCGGTTCTGTAATTATTACTGATGTAAATGATAATTTAAAAGTTGTGGGGAATCCCGGAAAAATTATATGA
- a CDS encoding nucleotide sugar dehydrogenase — MSIKIAVIGLGYVGLPLARLFAAQYQVVGFDINQTRIDELNRGSDKTREISDEVLQAVLVSDFFSSSAVENPTGLLCSSNLEDIADCNYYIITVPTPVDKNNRPDLTPLYKASETVGKVLKKGDIVIYESTVYPGATEEECIPVLEKVSGLKFNKDFFAGYSPERINPGDKEHTVEKILKVTSGSTPQIGRKVNDLYKSVITAGTHLAPTIKVAEAAKVIENSQRDINIAFVNELAKIFNLLNIDTHAVLEAAGTKWNFLPFKPGLVGGHCIGVDPYYLAQKAQEAGYHPEIILAGRRLNDSMGEYVASQVVKLMIKKNIAINGASLLILGITFKENCPDVRNTKIIDVIKALEDYNVKITIYDPWANPAEILHEYGLKSTNTIPNQKFDAVVLGVAHNEFLNLDLEELKKENAVIYDVKGILNHADGKL, encoded by the coding sequence ATGAGCATAAAAATTGCAGTAATTGGTTTGGGTTACGTAGGATTACCATTGGCACGTCTTTTTGCCGCACAGTATCAAGTAGTAGGTTTCGATATCAACCAAACCCGTATCGACGAATTAAACAGAGGAAGTGATAAAACAAGAGAAATCAGTGATGAGGTATTGCAAGCGGTATTAGTTTCTGACTTTTTCAGTTCGAGCGCAGTCGAGAACCCTACTGGCTTGTTATGTTCTTCTAATCTAGAGGATATCGCCGACTGCAACTACTACATCATTACCGTTCCCACACCTGTAGATAAAAACAACCGTCCTGATTTAACGCCACTTTACAAAGCCAGCGAAACAGTAGGCAAAGTATTAAAAAAAGGGGACATTGTTATTTATGAATCTACGGTTTATCCTGGTGCAACTGAGGAGGAATGCATTCCAGTTCTGGAAAAAGTTTCAGGACTGAAATTTAATAAGGATTTCTTCGCAGGTTATTCTCCAGAACGCATTAATCCCGGAGATAAGGAACATACCGTTGAGAAAATTCTAAAAGTCACCTCAGGCTCAACACCACAAATTGGTAGAAAGGTGAATGATTTGTATAAATCAGTTATTACAGCTGGAACTCACCTCGCTCCTACTATAAAAGTTGCAGAAGCGGCCAAAGTAATAGAAAATTCGCAACGAGATATCAACATTGCTTTTGTCAATGAATTGGCTAAAATATTCAATTTACTAAATATTGATACCCATGCAGTTTTAGAAGCCGCGGGTACAAAATGGAACTTTCTTCCTTTCAAACCTGGATTAGTAGGTGGCCATTGCATCGGGGTAGATCCATACTACTTGGCTCAAAAAGCACAAGAAGCTGGCTACCACCCCGAAATTATTTTAGCAGGAAGACGGTTAAACGACAGTATGGGAGAATATGTAGCTTCGCAAGTAGTGAAGCTCATGATTAAAAAAAATATAGCTATCAATGGTGCTTCTTTACTAATTTTAGGTATCACTTTCAAAGAAAACTGTCCTGATGTGCGGAATACCAAAATCATCGACGTCATAAAAGCTTTAGAAGATTATAATGTCAAGATCACAATTTACGACCCTTGGGCAAATCCGGCAGAAATTCTTCATGAATATGGATTAAAATCCACCAATACAATACCAAATCAAAAATTTGATGCAGTTGTTTTAGGGGTTGCCCATAACGAATTTTTAAATCTTGATTTAGAGGAGCTCAAAAAAGAGAATGCTGTTATTTACGATGTAAAAGGAATTTTGAATCATGCGGATGGGAAGTTATAA
- a CDS encoding SDR family oxidoreductase: MKQSILITGGGGFIGSNLCEYFLDKGHRVTCLDNFATGHLYNITPFLDNPNFTLLHGDIRNEEDCHKAAQGMDYVLHQAALGSVPRSINDPITTNAVNISGFLNMLVASRDAGVKRFVYAASSSTYGDSENLPKVEDVIGKPLSPYAITKYVNELYAEIFSKTYGLETIGLRYFNVFGRRQDPNGAYAAVIPLFVKKLMNHESPVINGDGTNSRDFTYIDNVIQMNELALFTENPLAINTVYNTAFGNRTSLNDLMEALKKYLSLFDHEIAAVKTTYGPTRAGDIPHSLASIEKAKNLLGYTPQYSMQQGLKKAVDWYWENLKNKK, from the coding sequence ATGAAGCAGTCAATTTTAATAACAGGTGGAGGTGGATTCATTGGATCTAATCTATGCGAATATTTTTTAGACAAAGGACATAGGGTAACTTGCTTAGACAATTTTGCTACAGGCCATTTGTATAATATTACTCCATTTTTAGACAACCCAAATTTTACGCTCCTTCACGGCGACATTCGCAATGAAGAAGACTGCCATAAAGCAGCACAAGGAATGGATTATGTATTACACCAAGCAGCTTTAGGCTCGGTTCCCAGATCCATTAACGATCCCATTACTACTAATGCCGTTAATATTTCTGGTTTTTTAAACATGCTAGTTGCTTCCAGAGATGCGGGTGTAAAACGTTTTGTTTATGCTGCCAGTTCCTCTACCTATGGAGATTCAGAAAACTTACCGAAAGTAGAAGACGTAATTGGAAAACCACTTTCCCCCTACGCTATTACTAAATACGTAAACGAGTTGTACGCCGAAATATTCAGCAAAACCTATGGCTTAGAGACCATTGGGTTGCGGTATTTTAACGTTTTTGGAAGACGACAAGATCCCAATGGGGCGTATGCCGCTGTAATTCCGTTGTTTGTCAAAAAATTAATGAACCATGAAAGTCCAGTGATCAACGGCGATGGTACTAATTCTAGAGATTTTACGTATATCGACAATGTGATTCAAATGAATGAACTAGCGCTCTTTACAGAAAATCCGTTGGCGATTAATACTGTCTACAATACCGCTTTTGGTAATCGCACTTCATTAAATGATTTAATGGAAGCACTTAAGAAGTACTTGTCCTTATTTGATCATGAAATTGCTGCTGTTAAAACAACATACGGACCAACTAGAGCAGGTGATATTCCACATTCGTTAGCAAGTATAGAAAAAGCCAAAAATTTATTAGGATATACTCCACAATATTCAATGCAACAAGGCTTGAAAAAAGCTGTTGATTGGTACTGGGAAAATTTAAAAAATAAAAAATGA
- a CDS encoding UpxY family transcription antiterminator, with protein MQIDNKFWFVLYTKPQQELKVAERLEKIGLESYCPYKEELRQWSDRKKKVIVPLLKSYVFVRLDDRDRSKVFEITGVVRYLFWLGKPAIASDKEIATLKESLSLPYLAISVENLITGQRLVIPSGPFKDKEGIVTKINKKYVTVVIKQLGFFVTLEY; from the coding sequence ATGCAAATTGACAATAAATTTTGGTTTGTGTTGTACACAAAACCACAACAAGAATTAAAAGTTGCTGAAAGATTAGAAAAAATTGGACTAGAATCGTATTGCCCGTACAAAGAAGAACTTCGTCAATGGTCAGATCGTAAAAAGAAAGTGATAGTTCCCCTATTAAAGTCTTATGTATTTGTCAGGTTAGACGATCGAGATCGATCAAAAGTCTTTGAAATAACTGGTGTAGTTCGTTACTTATTTTGGTTAGGTAAGCCAGCAATTGCCTCAGATAAAGAAATTGCGACATTAAAAGAATCGTTATCTCTACCGTATTTAGCCATTAGTGTTGAGAACTTAATTACAGGACAACGATTGGTAATTCCTTCTGGACCATTTAAAGATAAAGAAGGAATAGTAACAAAAATTAACAAAAAATACGTAACTGTTGTTATAAAGCAGCTCGGTTTTTTTGTGACTTTAGAATATTAA
- a CDS encoding LytR/AlgR family response regulator transcription factor, whose product MINLLYFKIEPHLREQIENFSASSSIQKFNFQATDDVDEFTNFYTKNCFDIIIMNPSHNKDEIINLFQKTAVSISKLIIFSPNKTDAFDFINFNVFGFLAYPLDAVQVITIINRCLNKIAVENDTHQLKLAKDKFQKFVSINSVKKIELIKTDDISHFEADGRYTIVYLTNGVSKMASKNIGEFQKLLNPDIFCRIHHKFIINMNNLLNILKSDGYYCEMSNNKNIPVSKRKLENLNAILNLGKTLV is encoded by the coding sequence ATGATAAACCTACTTTATTTTAAAATTGAACCGCATCTTAGAGAGCAAATTGAAAATTTTTCAGCAAGTTCTTCTATTCAAAAATTTAATTTTCAGGCAACAGATGATGTTGACGAATTTACGAATTTCTATACTAAGAATTGTTTTGATATCATAATTATGAATCCGAGTCACAACAAAGACGAAATTATTAATTTATTCCAAAAGACAGCCGTATCGATTTCTAAACTAATTATTTTTTCACCCAACAAAACTGATGCTTTTGACTTTATCAACTTTAATGTTTTTGGTTTTCTTGCTTATCCTTTGGATGCGGTACAGGTGATTACGATTATTAATAGATGTTTAAATAAGATAGCTGTAGAGAATGATACACATCAACTTAAATTAGCCAAAGATAAATTTCAAAAATTCGTCTCTATTAATTCTGTAAAAAAGATTGAATTGATTAAAACGGATGACATTAGTCATTTTGAAGCGGATGGGAGATATACTATTGTATATCTAACTAATGGTGTCAGTAAAATGGCTAGTAAGAATATTGGAGAATTTCAAAAATTATTAAATCCAGATATTTTTTGCAGAATTCATCATAAATTTATTATTAATATGAATAACCTTCTGAATATATTAAAATCGGACGGGTACTATTGTGAAATGAGCAACAATAAAAATATTCCAGTTTCTAAGAGAAAACTTGAAAATTTGAACGCTATTTTAAACTTGGGAAAAACGCTTGTCTAA